Proteins co-encoded in one Arachis stenosperma cultivar V10309 chromosome 7, arast.V10309.gnm1.PFL2, whole genome shotgun sequence genomic window:
- the LOC130939985 gene encoding uncharacterized protein LOC130939985 → MRLSHGSRDIHGVQLKEFATWLLQIGDELIGDSTDGESVIRIPDNLLLNIESPCLHDLVLFVYPDILLYSSSVDYFKGRSILAPTLDVVTEVNNHVMSLIPGNERVYLSSDTLINEDGHLESELYTMSTESLNALNCSGIPQHRLVLKIGVPVMLLRNIDQSNGLCNSTRIQVRRLGDHIIECVILAGRNTGEVVFIPRMNMSPNNDTLPIRFTRRQFLVALCFAMTIKKSQGQTLSIVGIYLPRPIFTHGQLYVALSRVSMHSGLKILYVDSNDKVSDHTINVVYREVFTGLLPNILP, encoded by the coding sequence ATGAGGCTGTCCCATGGTTCACGAGATATCCACGGTGTACAATTGAAGGAATTTGCTACATGGTTGCTTCAAATTGGTGACGAGTTAATCGGAGACAGCACCGATGGCGAATCAGTAATTAGAATACCCGACAACTTGCTGCTGAATATTGAGTCTCCATGTCTGCATGATTTAGTGTTGTTCGTTTATCCTGACATCTTACTCTATTCTTCTAGCGTGGATTATTTTAAGGGTAGGAGTATATTAGCACCAACACTTGATGTTGTAACTGAAGTAAACAATCATGTGATGTCTTTGATCCCTGGCAACGAGAGGGTTTACTTGAGCTCTGATACACTAATTAATGAAGATGGTCACCTGGAATCTGAATTATACACAATGAGCACCGAGTCATTGAATGCGTTAAATTGTTCAGGAATTCCCCAACACCGGTTAGTTCTTAAAATCGGTGTTCCTGTGATGCTTCTTCGCAATATTGACCAATCCAATGGACTATGCAATAGTACGCGAATACAGGTTAGACGTCTTGGTGACCACATCATTGAATGCGTCATCTTAGCAGGTCGTAATACTGGTGAAGTTGTCTTTATTCCCAGGATGAACATGTCACCTAATAATGATACATTACCAATCAGGTTTACTCGACGCCAATTTCTGGTTGCTCTTTGCTTTGCGATGACCATAAAAAAGTCCCAAGGTCAAACGCTGTCAATAGTTGGCATCTATCTTCCGAGGCCTATTTTTACTCATGGTCAGCTTTATGTTGCGCTTTCTCGGGTCAGCATGCATTCTGGATTGAAGATTTTATATGTTGATTCTAACGACAAAGTTTCAGATCATACAATTAATGTTGTCTATAGAGAAGTTTTTACTGGGTTGCTACCTAACATTCTCCCTTGA
- the LOC130941516 gene encoding transcription factor MYB58, translated as MGKGRAPCCDKSQVKKGPWSPAEDLKLIAFIQKHGHENWRALPKQAGLMRCGKSCRLRWINYLRPDVKRGNFTAEEEETIIKLHKAMGNKWSKIASRLPGRTDNEIKNVWNTHLKKRLTAAKSSDSRADNANDGSKIESSVTSPSSSSSESFFSNETPKTNNNNPCNETNDHISQTDDDDQDSGRKLLQEVVGITEETKGSSNSSSSTSLSSCVENKKHDEDQQQLVSPTLLNCVGPYDIDVTLEEVDKPNNNNLETKEDCDFWKMLDNIESFLSSNEASPPPPPPHQSQTSPTNLVHQDDDEAMMMMMWSHEFENELGGVVGEATTKGSNNKAQQEIIMDPSNDVFDLDLVTRPPEPDQLESELDLGYIQLWPSLPPNTIL; from the exons ATGGGGAAAGGAAGAGCACCATGCTGTGATAAGTCTCAAGTGAAGAAGGGACCTTGGAGTCCTGCTGAGGATCTTAAGCTTATAGCTTTCATTCAGAAACATGGCCATGAAAACTGGCGTGCCCTTCCCAAACAAGCAG GGCTCATGCGATGTGGGAAAAGTTGCCGTTTGAGATGGATCAATTATTTGAGGCCAGATGTTAAGAGAGGCAATTTTACAGCAGAGGAAGAGGAAACCATAATAAAGCTTCATAAAGCCATGGGGAACAA ATGGTCTAAGATTGCATCCCGTTTGCCCGGTCGAACAGACAACGAGATAAAAAATGTGTGGAACACCCACTTGAAGAAGAGATTAACTGCTGCAAAATCTTCAGATTCAAGGGCAGATAATGCAAATGATGGATCTAAGATTGAATCATCAGTGACTTCACCCTCTTCATCTTCATCTGAATCATTTTTCTCAAATGAAACACCAAAAACTAACAACAACAATCCTTGCAATGAAACCAATGACCATATTTCCCAaactgatgatgatgatcaagaTTCAGGTAGAAAGTTATTACAAGAAGTAGTTGGTATCACTGAAGAGACAAAAGGGTCATCaaattcatcatcatcaacatcatTATCATCTTGTGTTGAAAACAAGAAGCATGATGAAGATCAACAACAATTGGTGTCTCCAACATTATTGAACTGTGTTGGACCCTATGATATTGATGTTAcattggaagaggttgataagCCAAACAACAATAATTTGGAGACAAAAGAAGATTGTGATTTTTGGAAGATGTTAGATAATATTGAATCATTTCTATCATCAAATGAGGcatctcctcctcctcctcctcctcatcaaAGCCAAACATCACCAACAAATCTTGTTCATCAAGATGATGATGAAgccatgatgatgatgatgtggtCCCATGAATTTGAGAATGAGCTTGGAGGAGTGGTAGGTGAAGCAACAACAAAAGGGTCAAACAACAAGGCTCAACAAGAAATAATAATGGACCCATCAAATGATGTATTTGATTTAGATCTTGTGACAAGGCCACCAGAACCCGATCAATTAGAATCAGAATTAGACTTGGGATATATTCAATTGTGGCCCTCTTTGCCACCAAATACTATTCTCTAA
- the LOC130939987 gene encoding putative Peroxidase 48, with protein MVSWLNVWIMVALLVPVLLSLTNPRGESQTQTQTQTHPKPHSQKQTQTQTLHLPPSLISSSSNLFFNERIRDGSNLDYDFYRDTCPQAEDTIRSAVTRIFFDHRDSAPAILRLFFHDCFIQGCDASVLLDDSNGNKNHSIEKQAIPNQTLRGFDKIDLIKEEVEQACPGVVSCADILAVAARDFVLLAGGPFYPVLTGRRDSNQSFYDEANDQIPRPDDNVNRTLRLFSLRGFNERETVSLLGGHNIGKIGCEFIQQRLYNFQGTGQPDPTIPVDFLGQMRLNCPENNNTSSTNEVSAFEVSQKENSHSEAGMSYMQALSSSMSSGGAFDTHYFQSLLKGRGLLYADQQLMSHVKTARLVSAYASDDGSTFRMDFARVMLKMSNLDVLTGLQGQVRLNCSQGVSS; from the exons ATGGTGAGCTGGTTGAACGTGTGGATAATGGTGGCGCTGTTGGTACCGGTGCTTCTCTCCCTCACGAATCCACGCGGCGAATCCCAAACCCAAACCCAAACGCAAACCCATCCCAAACCTCATTCTCAGAAACAGACCCAGACACAAACCCTTCACCTTCCaccttctttaatttcttcttcttccaatttGTTCTTCAACGAGAGGATCAGAGATGGCTCCAACTTGGACTACGATTTCTACAGGGATACGTGTCCTCAGGCCGAGGACACTATCCGCTCCGCCGTCACTCGCATCTTCTTCGACCACAGGGATTCCGCCCCCGCCATCCTCCGCCTATTCTTCCATGATTGCTTCATTCAG GGTTGCGATGCTTCAGTGCTGTTGGATGATAGCAATGGCAACAAAAACCATTCCATTGAGAAGCAGGCTATTCCGAATCAAACCTTGAGAGGTTTCGACAAAATCGACTTGATCAAGGAGGAGGTGGAACAAGCTTGTCCTGGAGTTGTGTCTTGTGCTGATATACTTGCTGTCGCGGCTAGAGATTTTGTTCTTTTG GCTGGTGGGCCATTCTATCCAGTTCTAACAGGACGGAGGGATAGCAATCAATCATTTTATGATGAAGCAAATGATCAGATTCCCAGACCTGACGATAACGTTAATCGCACGCTGCGGCTGTTCAGTCTCCGAGGATTTAATGAAAGAGAAACAGTCAGCCTTCTTG GGGGGCACAACATAGGAAAAATCGGCTGCGAATTCATTCAGCAAAGACTCTACAACTTCCAAGGCACCGGCCAACCAGACCCCACTATACCTGTCGATTTCCTTGGTCAGATGAGGCTAAACTGCCCAGAAAACAACAATACCAGCAGCACCAATGAGGTTTCTGCATTCGAAGTATCGCAGAAGGAAAATAGTCATTCAGAAGCAGGGATGTCATACATGCAGGCATTGTCATCTTCGATGTCATCTGGAGGAGCATTCGACACTCACTATTTTCAAAGTTTGTTGAAGGGAAGGGGGCTGCTCTATGCCGATCAGCAGCTGATGTCTCATGTGAAGACTGCAAGATTGGTCTCTGCTTATGCTTCGGATGACGGATCAACCTTTCGCATGGATTTCGCCAGGGTTATGTTGAAAATGTCTAATCTTGATGTTCTAACTGGACTTCAGGGTCAGGTTCGCCTTAATTGCTCGCAAGGTGTAAGTTCTTAA